In Bacteroidales bacterium, the sequence TTGTTAGCGTGGATAAAGCTAAAAATATAAATGCGGGAACTGCTATTTGAAGAAGTTTTACTGAGAGTACCCATTTGTTCCCTTCAAAGCCGGGAGCAAAAATATTCATAATACTTTCAGGAAATAGAAATGCCAGCAAAGCAATTGGTATCGTTATTGCCAAAATAATACGGATGCCTTTGTTAAACAGATGCCATGCCCCTGATTCGTCACCCTTACTTTTTGCTTCGAGAAAAATATTCAGAAACCCTGGCTCTACAACCTCTCTGGAAAAATAAAACAGGCTTAACACAATGGTTAAAATAACAGTATAAACATCAACCTCGTAGCTTGTGCCATAGTAGTATGCCAATACCAATTTCTCGGCATAGCCTAGCACTTTAACAAGCAATGTGATAATTAATAATCCAGCTGAGGACTTGATTATGTTGTTTTGTAGTAATTTTTTTAACATCCCAATATTGTTTTATAAACACATACAGTTTCTTTTGCTGCCCGTTCCCATGTAAACTGTTTTACCCATTCTCTACCTTCGGATATTAGTTTTTGTTTCAGTCCTGTATTTGTAATTAATTGATACATTCCTTCTGCCAGTTGATTTACATCATATGGGTCTACCTGAAGGCACTTTCCGCCAGTAATCTCAGGCAAGGCTCCTCTGTCGGAAACCAGTGCTGGTAAGCCACAAGCCATTGCTTCCAAAGGAGGGAAGCCAAAACCTTCATATAAGGAAGGGAATGCAAACAAATCGGCCAATGAATAAAAACAAGGCAATTCCTCTTTGGGAACATAGCCGGGAAATAGTACTTCGTTTTCCAAACGTGATTTTTTAACGATATCGAATACATGTCTGTATTTCCATCCCTTTTTACCGACTATAACCAGCTTATGCTTGATAAGTGTTTCTTTTTTTAGTTTACAGAATGCAGCTACTAACCTTTCGAGGTTCTTTTTGGGTTCTATATTCCCTACAAATAGGATAAATTGTTCTGGCAAACGGTACTTACGGATAACATTGCTCAATAATTCCGGATCGGTTATCTTCTTGAAATTACTGCTGATCCCATGATAAACAACTTCTATTTTTTCAGGGGGAGTTTTGAAATGCCGTATTATATCTTCTTTCACCTTGTGGGAAACGGCGATAATTTTGCTAACTTTTTTGATGGATCTAGGCAAAAATAAACGAAAATAAAACACTGATTCTGTTTGGCATAACTCAGGATAATCGAGAGTGATTAAATCGTGGATAGTTACAACGGAAGGAAAAGGACATCTAAACGGCAGAAGGTAGTTTGGGGAATGGTATAAATCGAATTTTTGATTAAGAAAATATTTTGGTAGCATAAAATTTTCGTAAAAAATCCGTCTAACGCGACTTTCTTTTAGATTAATAAAATGAATATTTATTAGATCATTAGCACTAAAATTATTCTTGTAATTTTTAGAAACTAAGAAATCAAAATGTTTATTTTGCTTTTGATATTCATGCAATAAATTCTCGGTATAGTATTGGACTCCTGTATTTAAGTTACCTAATTGGAGGCCATTTATCAATATTTTCATTTAATAATGCTTTCAAAATTTGCTCCGTTTATATGATATCAGAGAGTGTCAATAACTTCTTCAATCTTAATTATCGAGTTTTGTAAATTAAAGCAGTTCAAAACTCTTTCCCTACTAGCTTTCCCCATCTGAAATCTCAATTCGTTATTTGTTAGTAAATTAATTGCCTTTTGTGCAATGCCATTAATATCCCCAGGCTCTAATGTATAGCCAGTTACATTGTCTAAAATTATTTCTGATGGCCCTCCCGACCTGTATGCAATAACTGGTTTTCCCAATGACATGGCTTCAATAATAACCCTGCCAAATGGTTCATTAATTGCGGTATGTATTAAAATATCAGCCATTGAAATCACTTCCCTTATATTTTCCTGAAAATCTATTATACTGAAAAAATCTGATACTCCTTCAACCTTAACGCATTCATTTAAAAACTCTAAATATGATTGATCTGCTTTATTTATAGGTTGACCGATAATTGCCATATGTGAATTGATTACTCTTTCATGAATTAGTTTTGAAACTTTAATAAAATCAATATGATTTTTCCATTGGGTTATCTGACTAACCATAATAATTAAACGTTTATCTGATGAGATATTCACCTGCTTTCGCATGTATATCTCAGATATACTGTTACTTTCTTTCCAGAAATGAGTATCAATCCCATTATATATTGTAACCGTTTTGTCCCTTTCTTTACCTTCAAATTGTTTATTGATAAAATCAGAGACACATATTAGCCGATCACTTTGGTTTAACATTATACTTTTAATTATTCCTGATGTGGTGTAATCTCTGACATGTAAAATTATTTTTGTTCGAGTAAAGGTCTTTATAAATAATACATAAGGAAAGGCCTTATAGGTGTTCACATAAACAATATCTATTTTTTTATTTATAGCATAAATTAGTAGTTTTATAGAGTAATAGACAATATTAAAAAAGTACGAACCAACCTTAAATATATTAAAGGTTTTAACAAAGTTCAATAAGCTGTATTCCTTAATAAAAACACTATTATTTATTAATTTATGATAATTATTATTAGATGGTAATATAAGAGTGATTTCGTATTTGTTTTTATCGATTGAGTTTATAATATCTACCATGCTTTGCTCTGCACCACTCAGCATGATAGAATTACTAATGAATAAAATTTTATTTTCTTTTCCCACTAATCGTATTTTTCGGAAAGGTAATGTAATATGAAATTCCTAAATAATAAATACTATCAAATTTAACCTGTAATACTTTTTAAGGATTAATCTCAAGGCAAAGACTTGAATTTTTTGGGAAGTTGGATTTAATTATAGTTAAGGCTATATGGAGGTTAATACTTCTTTGGCTTCAAATTCTAGAGAATAATTTTTTATCATCCAGTTTCTAATTATATTAAAGATTTCCATTTCCCATTCAACGGAATAGAAACTATGGTTTGCTCCCATAATTATATGCTTATGATATCCTATTCCATATTTTTCTAATAAAGATGTGATTTGTTGTAGTGTAACATCTGTTTCAGGATCTTTCTCCCCATGTATTAGTAAAAAAGGAGTACCCGAATAATTTTTAAAGGAAGAATCTGTCGTTATAACCTTCTTTTGAGGGGCAGGGGCAGATTTGTTTGGTTTGAAACGATCAACAATAGAATGGGATAAAAAAGATACATAACGAAATGGAACTTCTATTAATTTTCTAAATTTCACTTCCCCTGTGGTAAGTTTAATCAATTTCTCTTTATTTAAGTAATTGAGAATGCTATTTTTCTTTTTATTTATTTGGGTTTGAGCGACTGAATCAACTCGTAACAAGGAACTTGACATTTCTATTACACCATCTATTTTTTGTTTCCCAGCTTTGGCGTAATAAATTGCAAGTTTTGCCCCAGAACAAATTCCAAAAAGGATTATTTTGTGGTATTTAATATTGGCATTTAAATATGAAATTACTTGCTCCAAATCAAAAAGCATGGTTGTATTGCTTGTTTCAAACCTCCTACCTGCGCTATACCCTCTACCCCTAAAATCAAAACGGATGCTATAATAGCCCATCTCAGAGAACTGACGGGCGTATTTTACAAACATCTGGTGTGGTCCAATGCGGTAGCCTGCCCACCCATGCATAAATACTATTACTGTTTTTTCCTCTTTTTCAATAGATGGCGTGTGTAGAATACACGAAATCCTTTCGTCTTTTTCTCCTATGTTTATAGCTTGTTCGGGCATTGCATATATTTTTTTGGTGCAAAACAAACGACTTTATTTGTTATACTAATGTTGGTAAAATATTTCTGTATAATTAAAAATTACAACTCCATTTATAGATTGTTAACTATCAACTCCTTAAGTTCACTAATATCTGGTGAAGATTCTATCCTGTCCCAGAATGGTTCCAATTTTATAGTTGTAAAGTTTTCTTCTTTTAGATGCCCTGCTTCTACCAATCGTTGATATTCCTTTGAGGTTCTTCCTGTTATTGAAACATTCACAACAAAAGTATTGACTGCTTTTACTTTATTAAAATCGTCCTTATGTTTTACAATACTCCTATAAAATGGTGCTCCAATTTCATGCCCGTCAAAATCCAACGATTTATCCTCTTTCAGTTCTTCAATTAACTCATTTCGTTTTGAGCTAATGTTGCCCTGGGTCAACAATTCTTTAAAAAGCTTACTTTTGAGTATCTTCCTGAAATATTCTTCGGGATTTATAACAGGTTCCAGCATGATTGTTTTACCACTGTATTCTGTTTTGCTGCAATAAACACCTGCGATTAAAGAGCCAAGTCTTAATCCTAAATAATGTACCTTGTTTAATGAATAATTAGTTTTGAAATAATCGCTAACATATCCCAATTCATCAAACCAATCATCCAGAGTTGCCTTCAATAAGCTTCCCTCACTATCGCCGCACCCATAAAAATCGAACATTAACACATAATACCCTTGCTGTGTTATTGATTCCGCAATTTCAAACAATATCCTGTGAGCACTTTTTTTCTCTTCGGCAAAAGGAGGGACAATTACATAACCTTCCTGTTTATCTGTAAATTCAGGTTTCAATAGGGTTGTATAAAGTGCGTTACCCTTATAATTCAAAAAAAGTTGTTCTACATTCATTTTTTTACATTTTCACACTCCTCATCGCAGTTCTATATCATAATCCCGTGTTTCTCTATGAAACAAATTATTATGCAGAGTTTGAAAGAGGAGTATAGAGTTTCACTGATTTTTTTGAAAAAAGCCTATTCAATTTGGTTTTTAAAAAGCGAATAATAAAAGCCTTTGGTTTCGATTAACGCTTCATGCGAACCTTGCTCTACAACTTGCCCCTTGTCCATGCATATTATTTCATCAACTTCTTTAATTGCACTTAATCGATGGCTAACCAATATCATGGTTTTGCCTTTATAAATATCTCGCAAGTTGTTGAAAATTTGTTTTTCACTTTCCGAATCTAACGCCGAGGTAGCTTCATCGAGTATCACTACGTCAGATTTTTTCAACAATGCCCTTGCAATGGCAATGCGTTGCTTTTGTCCTCCTGATAATTTTGTACCCTTATCCCCAACAACCGAATCGAATTTATCGTCAATGGTCATAATATGGTCGTAAATCCCAGTGGTTTTGGCTGATTTTGTTATCTCATCTTCAGGGGCTGTTTCGTTTCCGTATTTTATGTTTTCCCAAATTGTATCGTGAAACAATTGATTATCCTGAGTAATCAGGGCTATTTTTTTTCGTAACGAATTTATTCCAATATGCTCCAACTCCTGTCCATCAATAAAAATCTGACCCGATTCCTTTTCGTAAAATCTACATAATAAATTAATTATTGTGCTTTTGCCGCAACCACTGGTTCCAACTATAGCGTAAACTTTTCCTGCTTTAAATTCTAGACTCAATTTATTCAATACCAAATTACTGTCGTAGCTAAAAGTGACATCTTTAAATTCGATGGATTTATGAATGATTAAACTATTGGAACTGTCTGTTTCTGATAACTCCTGCGATAATTCAAAAAACTCATAAATACGTCTCATCGAAACCGACGACCTTACAATATCTATGTATAAACTCATCATGTCGCGCAATGGGTCGTAAAGCCTGTTAAGGTATTGAATAAATGCCACTAATGAGCCAATGGTCAAGGCATCCTTCATTACCAATCCACCTCCCCAATAAAAGATCAAAATGGGAGTAAAAGAAATTAATAATGTAGAAAATCCTTTTGTGGTTGATGATATCACCACATTTCTTAAATTAAAATGGATCCATTCATTTATTTTGCCAGTAAGTTTATTATTCTCATAAACATACTTAGTGTAAATTTTAATGAGTTTGACATTTTCAAGCCTTTCAATAAGATACGAGAGAATATCGGCATCTTTTTCCCTCGATTTTTTTATAAGCCTTCGTATTTTCGGTTGAAAGTAAAGAGTGTTTATAAAAATAAATGGAATGGTTATTAGCGATATCAGGAACAATTTGTAATTTAACAGACACAATGCTACGCCGAGGCCAGTAATCATTAAAATACCGTTAATGAAACGTAACATGCTGCCTGTTAAAAGGCTTTGTATTGTATTCACCTCGCTGTTTATCCTGTGTATCATATCCCCCGTTTTGTTTTTGTCGAAAAAACTCATGGGCAGACGTATCATATGGCTAAATAAGTCCTTACGAATATCGAGCATAATATGGTTGCTCACCCATTCGAATAGGTAATCGGAACAAAAGGAAATTAAGATACGGGCTATGTTTATTGAAAAGAGTATCAGTAATATCTTGACAAGTAAATGAAAATCCTTTGATGGGAAAACTTTATCTATAATTACTTTTAAAATATAAGGCGATGCAAGCGAGGCTACACTGCTCAATGCCATCAGAAAAAGGATTAATACTTCCTTCTTCCAGTAGGGCCTTAGGTATTTTATAAATCGGAGGTACATCTTTGAGGTTTTATTGCAGGGTATTAATTTTGTAATTTAATTTTTCCAAATTTTATATTTCCACTCCACGATAATCTTGCCGAATTGGGCATCCACGAAATGGAGGTTTCTCGTTCCATCATCATTCCTGAGTTAGGAGGGTAAGGATTATCATTATCATTTATTTCAATATTAAAGTCAATTAAATCACTGGTATTTTTGATATTTAATGCTTTAAGTGGAATAGAAATTTCAAGTTTATAACCATTTGCATCGCTAACAAGTTTATAATCTAGGTGTATTTTGCTTAACACGCTATCGCATTTAGAAATAAATGAGAATACTTGTAATTGTTTCTTCTTATCTTTTTGTATCGAAGGGGTTTTGAAGTAAAATTCGATATCGTCATTATCATACGGTTGCAGTAATCCAGATACATCTCCGAATCTTATATCATCGATAACACTAATGAAAAAGTACAAATTGTTATTGTCCCAAGCACATCTGAAAGATGCAGTTAAATCAGTAGAATCTTTCATGTAAAGATCACCTATAATATCTCCGTTGATAAGTGCTGGCTTTGCATTTAACCACATACTATCCATAGTACCATCTATTACAGGAGGTTGTGCAAAATGAATGGCCGAATAATTCACATGATTTTTGTCTTTACAACTGGCAATTACAACCAGCAGGATTATAAATAAATTATTTTTTAGGTTCATAATGATAATATTTTGGAGGAATTATTTTTATTAATTGCTCATAAAAAATATCTGTAAGCAGGAGGGTTCCTTTATAGTTATAATGTTCATCTTTATGATAATGTGTGGTTTCATCGAAATTACCACATACTGGAAGTACTGGAATGGATTTAAAACTAGTTGCTTTGGTACATTTGAAAATGAATAAATATAGTTTTATGTTTTCATTTTTTAATTTATCGTTTTCTTCAATAAGTAATTGTGTGGTTTTATTTTTGGTAAACAAAACCTTGGGACCATATACACTAACTTTATCTTCAACAATAAATTTGCAATACTCACCTAATTTGTTAGTATTATATTCGCCATAGTATCTTACCAGTGCTCTAACAGTTTCGACATTTTTAACAATTTTTCTTAAAAATGAATATGGATAAAACTCATCAACCAATTTTTTAACATGTTCTTTGGCTTTTGTATTACCATACGGATATTCAATAATATTATTCCTATATACTTCTTTTACTATCTTATCATCACTAAATACACCGGAGAATTCAAATAAAACCATATCCGGTTTAAATTGCACCACATCTTTTTCAATAGATTTAAATAAGGAATAAGAACGGTTAGCACCTCCAACCCCAAAATTTAGGATTTCAACATTATATCCATTTTGTTGAAATTTATCTTGTAACATAAGAGGAAAACTTGAACTGTGCCCCTTAATATGTATCCCTCCAGCTACAGGGCATGCCCCTATAATGGCAATCCTAAAAAAATTATGGGGTTTTGCTAATGGCCAATCTTCTCCAATATATCCATATTTATTTATATGCATTTCCTTTCCACCTTTAGTAAAAGTTGCATTAGCAAGATACTTATAACTCAATACCGAATCTATTTGGTAAATAGGCGGATGTTCCATTGTGGTATCTTTGTGAACAATCCTGTAGACAATTTCCACTAATAGGAATAATACCATTAAAGAAATTGCGATTTTTAAACCTAATTTTAAAAGTTTCATTTTTTTGATAGTTTTTTGGTAAAACCTATAGTGACTTTTATTTCCTACTTGGGCAATATCGGTTGGTATCTTTTTGTTTTAAATAAATACGACTTCGTTTGGTCAATTAGCATGAAAATCTTACTAACTAACAAATACTTAACTCGTTCTTAGGACATTTTCAGGCTAGAACGAAAACACTTGATGATTTATGGAAATAACTTCTTGTTGAACTAAATAATAATTAACGAACCATCTGCTGGGAATTGTTAACAATTATCGTCATTCTGAGTTTATTTACCTTATATCAAATAAAACTTAATTTGACTAAGTTTAATTTGATAATAACAAACCTAATAATTTTTGAGTAAAAAACTATTTTTATATGTTATTTTTCTTTATAAAACTTTATAACTTATTATTCTATAAATTGTGTCTGTTTGTAATACGATAAGATGTCATTGTTTGAAATATTTGAAGAGTATTGTTAATGATATTCAGAAATCAAATCAATCTGAAAGCTTGTTAAGAGATGGTTGCTATTTATTAAAATGATAATAAGAGACCTATTAAAAAACAAAATGTTACAACTATACCCCCGTTATTTTAACCTCAGTTCTTCTATTTAAGGAGCGACCCTCTTCTGTTTTATTATCAGCAATGGGTTTTGTTTCGCCATACCCAACCCATTTTACTCTTTCCGGATCTACTTGATGGGCTATAAGATAATCGACAACCGATTTTGCTCTGTTTTTGGATAGTTTCTGATTATACGCATCATCTCCTTGATTATCGGTATGACCTCCAACCTCTATGCGAATAGTTTTGTTAGATATTAAAAGATTTAGCAGCTTGTTTAGCTCAACCTTTGATTCTGGTTTAAGTTCATAGGAATCGGTTCCAAAGAAGATATTTCGCATCTGCATAATTTGGTTTACCTTGATTGGATCAAGGGCGATGTCTTTCCTAAATGGTTTATCGATTGAATGAGTACCCTTTAGCTCAAAATGATCGGAGAAGAATAGATAGCCTGTGGCAGATGCATAAAAGGCATAGTTTTTTTCTGTTGGGATACAAACCAGAAAACTACCATCATCGGATGAAAGGGATTTCATTATTTCATGTTCAGTATTGAGATCTACAAGTGAAAAGTTGGCTTTTAGGGGTTTTCCATTTTCAGAATCTTTGATAGTTCCTGTTAAATATGATGCTGGGATTGGTTGAATTGAAGGATCTAGGTTAAACGTGAATATATCTCTTCCGCGTTTAGTATCCCGATCGGATGAGTAATAGGCTGTTGTACCCCGTGCATTGACAATAAGCCCATCCTCATCACGATAGGTATTAATCGGATATCCAAGGTTTTTGGGGGTAGACCATGTGCTATCAGCGGATAATCTGGAAACAAATAAATCTAAACCTCCCATTCCGATATGACCATCGGAGGCGAAGTAAAGGGTTTGATTATCAAAATGAACAAAGGGGGATTGCTCTTCACCTTCGGTATTAATGGTGTTTCCAAGATTTTCGGGTATTGCCCACGAACCATCATCCTTTAGAGTTGTTTTGTAAATATCAAATCCACCGTAACCACCTAGTCTATTGCTAACAAAGTATAACGTTCTCCCATCGGGTGAGATTGAAGGTTGTTTATTCGAAAATTTGTTGCTGTTAATGGTCGATAGGCGGGTAGGTGCACTCCAAGTTCCATCAGGGGTTAATTCTGAACTAAAGATATTACAAACCCCACGGCAAACGGTATAGT encodes:
- a CDS encoding glycosyltransferase family 4 protein, giving the protein MKILINGLQLGNLNTGVQYYTENLLHEYQKQNKHFDFLVSKNYKNNFSANDLINIHFINLKESRVRRIFYENFMLPKYFLNQKFDLYHSPNYLLPFRCPFPSVVTIHDLITLDYPELCQTESVFYFRLFLPRSIKKVSKIIAVSHKVKEDIIRHFKTPPEKIEVVYHGISSNFKKITDPELLSNVIRKYRLPEQFILFVGNIEPKKNLERLVAAFCKLKKETLIKHKLVIVGKKGWKYRHVFDIVKKSRLENEVLFPGYVPKEELPCFYSLADLFAFPSLYEGFGFPPLEAMACGLPALVSDRGALPEITGGKCLQVDPYDVNQLAEGMYQLITNTGLKQKLISEGREWVKQFTWERAAKETVCVYKTILGC
- a CDS encoding glycosyltransferase family 4 protein, with translation MGKENKILFISNSIMLSGAEQSMVDIINSIDKNKYEITLILPSNNNYHKLINNSVFIKEYSLLNFVKTFNIFKVGSYFFNIVYYSIKLLIYAINKKIDIVYVNTYKAFPYVLFIKTFTRTKIILHVRDYTTSGIIKSIMLNQSDRLICVSDFINKQFEGKERDKTVTIYNGIDTHFWKESNSISEIYMRKQVNISSDKRLIIMVSQITQWKNHIDFIKVSKLIHERVINSHMAIIGQPINKADQSYLEFLNECVKVEGVSDFFSIIDFQENIREVISMADILIHTAINEPFGRVIIEAMSLGKPVIAYRSGGPSEIILDNVTGYTLEPGDINGIAQKAINLLTNNELRFQMGKASRERVLNCFNLQNSIIKIEEVIDTL
- a CDS encoding alpha/beta fold hydrolase, producing the protein MPEQAINIGEKDERISCILHTPSIEKEEKTVIVFMHGWAGYRIGPHQMFVKYARQFSEMGYYSIRFDFRGRGYSAGRRFETSNTTMLFDLEQVISYLNANIKYHKIILFGICSGAKLAIYYAKAGKQKIDGVIEMSSSLLRVDSVAQTQINKKKNSILNYLNKEKLIKLTTGEVKFRKLIEVPFRYVSFLSHSIVDRFKPNKSAPAPQKKVITTDSSFKNYSGTPFLLIHGEKDPETDVTLQQITSLLEKYGIGYHKHIIMGANHSFYSVEWEMEIFNIIRNWMIKNYSLEFEAKEVLTSI
- a CDS encoding ABC transporter ATP-binding protein, encoding MYLRFIKYLRPYWKKEVLILFLMALSSVASLASPYILKVIIDKVFPSKDFHLLVKILLILFSINIARILISFCSDYLFEWVSNHIMLDIRKDLFSHMIRLPMSFFDKNKTGDMIHRINSEVNTIQSLLTGSMLRFINGILMITGLGVALCLLNYKLFLISLITIPFIFINTLYFQPKIRRLIKKSREKDADILSYLIERLENVKLIKIYTKYVYENNKLTGKINEWIHFNLRNVVISSTTKGFSTLLISFTPILIFYWGGGLVMKDALTIGSLVAFIQYLNRLYDPLRDMMSLYIDIVRSSVSMRRIYEFFELSQELSETDSSNSLIIHKSIEFKDVTFSYDSNLVLNKLSLEFKAGKVYAIVGTSGCGKSTIINLLCRFYEKESGQIFIDGQELEHIGINSLRKKIALITQDNQLFHDTIWENIKYGNETAPEDEITKSAKTTGIYDHIMTIDDKFDSVVGDKGTKLSGGQKQRIAIARALLKKSDVVILDEATSALDSESEKQIFNNLRDIYKGKTMILVSHRLSAIKEVDEIICMDKGQVVEQGSHEALIETKGFYYSLFKNQIE
- a CDS encoding OmpA family protein, with protein sequence MNKLALSILIFLIVLQVDAQTGKLSTSNKRAIELYQKATESYQRYDTESAIQYLKQSIEKDSKFIEAYLILSQIYQEMRLADNAIDAANKAIAINPDFFPNIYFNLGNLFLFKGEYETSLSNFNKFLGYQTIKSQIKGVAEKRKATCEFAIKAIQNPVPFNPINLGLNVNSSIDEYWPSLSADENTLVITANIPKDSSLNQIIHNRQEDFFITHRNLEGKWEPIKSVGKPLNTMFNEGAQSITSDGKKMYYTVCRGVCNIFSSELTPDGTWSAPTRLSTINSNKFSNKQPSISPDGRTLYFVSNRLGGYGGFDIYKTTLKDDGSWAIPENLGNTINTEGEEQSPFVHFDNQTLYFASDGHIGMGGLDLFVSRLSADSTWSTPKNLGYPINTYRDEDGLIVNARGTTAYYSSDRDTKRGRDIFTFNLDPSIQPIPASYLTGTIKDSENGKPLKANFSLVDLNTEHEIMKSLSSDDGSFLVCIPTEKNYAFYASATGYLFFSDHFELKGTHSIDKPFRKDIALDPIKVNQIMQMRNIFFGTDSYELKPESKVELNKLLNLLISNKTIRIEVGGHTDNQGDDAYNQKLSKNRAKSVVDYLIAHQVDPERVKWVGYGETKPIADNKTEEGRSLNRRTEVKITGV